A genomic window from Camelina sativa cultivar DH55 chromosome 2, Cs, whole genome shotgun sequence includes:
- the LOC104738840 gene encoding uncharacterized protein LOC104738840 isoform X2, protein MKDRGEESSSGSSRTNNNNGEHEPREINIRSFSSVPSSPRNASSKYDFVKVKVWLGDNADHYYVLSRFLVCRMLTVTKIPNHEAIKISLELKKLLIDNSLLDVSQSDLETNLFKLMERRGYGEEYINRYNMMTKFHHQRVPLVILVCGTACVGKSTIATQLAQRLNLPNVLQTDMVYELLRTATDAPLTSTPVWTREFGSSEELITEFCRECRIVRKGLGGDLKKAMKDGKPIIIEGRHLDPSIYLMNDENKAPSNDPEKSSAETTNSSSDLTSDKNPEAGSSDTKEIEDSTVKPHSQDEATASTEAIDQSEKVTQYGSGKTKSGPEPIVISIVLKMSEFDHKALLEEWISSRTSGEKYTSKEKDRLITNLKTIEDYLCSFNSQGVTVVNISATTFPQTLDWLHNYLLQRIEEGIRSSENEAPK, encoded by the exons ATGAAGGACAGAGGAGAGGAATCATCTTCAGGttcttcaagaacaaacaacaacaacggcgAACACGAACCTAGAGAAATCAACATCAGATCATTCTCTTctgttccttcttctcctcgtAACGCTTCTTCTAAATACGATTTCGTCAAG gtgAAAGTATGGCTTGGAGACAACGCAGATCACTACTATGTTCTGTCTCGTTTCCTAGTCTGTAGAATGTTAACTGTTACTAAG ATCCCAAATCatgaagctataaagatttctcTTGAGCTCAAGAAGCTTCTTATTGACAACAGTCTTCTTGATGT GTCTCAGTCTGATTTGGAAACCAATTTGTTTAAG CTAATGGAGCGACGTGGTTATGGGGAAGAGTACATTAATCGTTACAATATGATGACAAA ATTTCATCATCAAAGAGTGCCTCTTGTTATACTTGTTTGTGGAACAGCTTGTGTTGGCAAGTCCACTATAGCTACACAACTTGCTCAGAGACTTAACTTGCCTAACGTCTTACAG ACAGACATGGTATATGAGCTGCTTCGAACTGCAACTGA TGCTCCGTTGACATCAACTCCTGTATGGACTCGAGAATTTGGCTCATCAGAAGAGTTGATAACTGAATTCTGTAGAGAATGTAGAATTGTTCGAAAAG GACTTGGTGGTGATTTGAAGAAAGCAATGAAAGATGGGAAACCAATTATTATTGAG GGAAGACATTTAGATCCAAGCATATACTTAATGAATGATGAGAACAAAGCTCCATCAAATGATCCTGAGAAGAGCAGTGCAGAAACAACAAACTCTTCAAGCGATTTAACATCGGACAAAAATCCTGAGGCAGGTTCTTCTGACACGAAAGAAATCGAGGATAGTACTGTGAAACCACATTCTCAGGATGAAGCCACGGCATCTACAGAAGCTATTGACCAGTCAGAAAAAGTTACACAAT ATGGAAGTGGAAAGACGAAATCTGGCCCTGAACCAATAGTCATATCTATTGTTTTAAAGATGTCTGAATTTGACCATAAG GCTTTGTTAGAGGAGTGGATCTCTTCCCGTACGTCTGGAGAGAAATATACATCTAAG gagaAAGATAGACTAATTACAAACCTAAAGACCATTGAAGACTACCTTTGTTCCTTCAATTCACAG GGAGTGACTGTTGTAAATATATCCGCCACCACATTCCCGCAGACATTAGACTGGCTTCACAACTATCTTCTTCAG CGTATCGAGGAAGGGATCAGATCATCAGAGAATGAGGCGCCAAAGTAA
- the LOC104738840 gene encoding uncharacterized protein LOC104738840 isoform X1: protein MKDRGEESSSGSSRTNNNNGEHEPREINIRSFSSVPSSPRNASSKYDFVKVKVWLGDNADHYYVLSRFLVCRMLTVTKIPNHEAIKISLELKKLLIDNSLLDVSQSDLETNLFKLMERRGYGEEYINRYNMMTKFHHQRVPLVILVCGTACVGKSTIATQLAQRLNLPNVLQTDMVYELLRTATDAPLTSTPVWTREFGSSEELITEFCRECRIVRKGLGGDLKKAMKDGKPIIIEGRHLDPSIYLMNDENKAPSNDPEKSSAETTNSSSDLTSDKNPEAGSSDTKEIEDSTVKPHSQDEATASTEAIDQSEKVTQSESSRDAEKKSKSADGSGKTKSGPEPIVISIVLKMSEFDHKALLEEWISSRTSGEKYTSKEKDRLITNLKTIEDYLCSFNSQGVTVVNISATTFPQTLDWLHNYLLQRIEEGIRSSENEAPK, encoded by the exons ATGAAGGACAGAGGAGAGGAATCATCTTCAGGttcttcaagaacaaacaacaacaacggcgAACACGAACCTAGAGAAATCAACATCAGATCATTCTCTTctgttccttcttctcctcgtAACGCTTCTTCTAAATACGATTTCGTCAAG gtgAAAGTATGGCTTGGAGACAACGCAGATCACTACTATGTTCTGTCTCGTTTCCTAGTCTGTAGAATGTTAACTGTTACTAAG ATCCCAAATCatgaagctataaagatttctcTTGAGCTCAAGAAGCTTCTTATTGACAACAGTCTTCTTGATGT GTCTCAGTCTGATTTGGAAACCAATTTGTTTAAG CTAATGGAGCGACGTGGTTATGGGGAAGAGTACATTAATCGTTACAATATGATGACAAA ATTTCATCATCAAAGAGTGCCTCTTGTTATACTTGTTTGTGGAACAGCTTGTGTTGGCAAGTCCACTATAGCTACACAACTTGCTCAGAGACTTAACTTGCCTAACGTCTTACAG ACAGACATGGTATATGAGCTGCTTCGAACTGCAACTGA TGCTCCGTTGACATCAACTCCTGTATGGACTCGAGAATTTGGCTCATCAGAAGAGTTGATAACTGAATTCTGTAGAGAATGTAGAATTGTTCGAAAAG GACTTGGTGGTGATTTGAAGAAAGCAATGAAAGATGGGAAACCAATTATTATTGAG GGAAGACATTTAGATCCAAGCATATACTTAATGAATGATGAGAACAAAGCTCCATCAAATGATCCTGAGAAGAGCAGTGCAGAAACAACAAACTCTTCAAGCGATTTAACATCGGACAAAAATCCTGAGGCAGGTTCTTCTGACACGAAAGAAATCGAGGATAGTACTGTGAAACCACATTCTCAGGATGAAGCCACGGCATCTACAGAAGCTATTGACCAGTCAGAAAAAGTTACACAAT CTGAAAGTTCGAGAGATGctgaaaagaaaagcaaatctGCAGATGGAAGTGGAAAGACGAAATCTGGCCCTGAACCAATAGTCATATCTATTGTTTTAAAGATGTCTGAATTTGACCATAAG GCTTTGTTAGAGGAGTGGATCTCTTCCCGTACGTCTGGAGAGAAATATACATCTAAG gagaAAGATAGACTAATTACAAACCTAAAGACCATTGAAGACTACCTTTGTTCCTTCAATTCACAG GGAGTGACTGTTGTAAATATATCCGCCACCACATTCCCGCAGACATTAGACTGGCTTCACAACTATCTTCTTCAG CGTATCGAGGAAGGGATCAGATCATCAGAGAATGAGGCGCCAAAGTAA